One Mycobacterium sp. SMC-4 DNA window includes the following coding sequences:
- a CDS encoding carbonic anhydrase, with protein sequence MPNTSPLTAWKALREGNERFVAGKAEHPSQSIEHRASLAAAQKPTAIVFGCSDSRVAAEIIFDQGLGDMFVVRTAGHVIDSAVLGSIEYGVAVLGVPLIVVLGHDSCGAVGATISALDQGSVPDGYIRDVVERVTPSILMGRRDGLTRVDEFEARHVTETGKQLLSRSTVINQAVLAGDVAIVGLTYHLSDGQVQLRDHIGDIGED encoded by the coding sequence ATGCCCAACACCAGCCCACTGACCGCCTGGAAAGCACTCAGAGAGGGTAACGAGCGCTTCGTGGCGGGCAAGGCCGAGCATCCCAGCCAGAGCATCGAGCACCGCGCCAGTCTGGCCGCGGCGCAGAAGCCGACGGCCATCGTGTTCGGGTGCTCCGACAGCCGCGTCGCCGCAGAGATCATCTTCGATCAAGGGCTCGGTGACATGTTCGTGGTGCGCACCGCCGGGCACGTCATCGACAGCGCGGTGCTCGGATCGATCGAGTACGGAGTGGCGGTGCTCGGGGTGCCACTGATCGTGGTTCTCGGCCACGACAGCTGCGGCGCGGTCGGGGCGACCATCTCGGCGCTCGACCAAGGTTCGGTGCCCGACGGGTACATCCGTGACGTCGTGGAACGCGTCACCCCGTCGATCCTGATGGGTCGTCGCGACGGGCTGACCCGGGTCGACGAGTTCGAGGCCAGGCACGTCACAGAGACCGGCAAGCAGCTGTTGAGCCGGTCGACGGTGATCAACCAGGCCGTCTTGGCCGGCGACGTCGCGATCGTCGGGCTGACCTACCATCTCTCCGACGGGCAGGTGCAACTGCGCGACCACATCGGCGACATCGGCGAGGACTGA
- the radA gene encoding DNA repair protein RadA: MARAVSKVRSQYRCSECHHVTPKWVGRCPECGTWGTVDEVALSAVGGSATRRVVAPTSPAVPISSIDPGHTRHVHTGISELDRVLGGGVVPGSVTLLAGDPGVGKSTLLLEVAHRWALSGRRALYLSGEESAGQIRLRAERTGCTHDEVYLAAEADLQTALGHIEAVRPSLVIVDSVQTLSTTEADGVTGGVTQVRAVTTALTMTAKTAPPPGIAMLLVGHVTKDGAIAGPRSLEHLVDVVLHFEGDRASALRLVRGVKNRFGAADEVGCFLLHDNGIEGVSDPSGLFLDQRPKPVSGTAVTVTLDGKRPMIGEVQALIGAPASGTPRRAVSGIDSARAAMITAVLEKRARLPVGTNDIYLSTVGGMRLTDSSSDLAVALAIASAYIDLALPATAVAIGEVGLAGDLRRVTGMDRRLAEAARLGFTTAIVPAGVVKPPAGLRTVAADDITSALQALRRIGQNDAS; the protein is encoded by the coding sequence GTGGCCAGGGCTGTTTCGAAAGTTCGTTCGCAATACCGGTGCTCCGAGTGCCACCACGTCACGCCGAAATGGGTGGGCCGGTGCCCGGAATGCGGAACTTGGGGCACCGTCGACGAAGTCGCGCTGAGCGCGGTCGGCGGTTCGGCCACCCGGCGCGTGGTGGCCCCCACCTCCCCCGCCGTGCCGATCAGCTCGATCGACCCGGGGCACACGCGACACGTCCACACCGGAATCAGCGAACTCGACCGGGTGCTCGGGGGCGGCGTGGTACCCGGCTCGGTGACGCTCCTGGCCGGTGATCCGGGGGTCGGGAAATCGACGCTGCTGCTCGAGGTCGCGCATCGCTGGGCGCTGTCGGGCCGGCGCGCGCTGTACCTGTCCGGTGAGGAGTCCGCCGGACAGATCCGGCTACGCGCCGAGCGCACCGGTTGTACCCATGACGAGGTGTACCTGGCCGCCGAAGCCGATCTGCAGACCGCGCTCGGACACATCGAGGCGGTCCGACCCTCGCTGGTCATCGTGGACTCGGTGCAGACCCTGTCGACAACCGAAGCCGACGGCGTCACCGGAGGTGTCACGCAGGTGCGCGCGGTGACCACAGCACTGACCATGACCGCCAAGACCGCACCGCCGCCGGGTATCGCGATGCTGCTGGTGGGTCACGTCACCAAGGACGGTGCGATCGCCGGGCCGCGTTCCCTGGAACACCTCGTCGATGTGGTGCTGCACTTCGAAGGCGACCGGGCTTCGGCGTTGAGGTTGGTCCGGGGCGTCAAGAACCGTTTCGGCGCCGCCGATGAGGTCGGGTGTTTCCTGTTGCACGACAACGGAATCGAAGGCGTATCCGATCCGTCCGGCCTGTTCCTCGACCAGCGCCCCAAACCGGTGTCGGGCACCGCGGTCACCGTGACCCTCGACGGCAAGCGCCCGATGATCGGCGAGGTGCAGGCACTGATCGGAGCCCCAGCCAGCGGCACCCCGCGCCGAGCCGTCAGCGGGATCGACTCGGCGCGGGCCGCGATGATCACCGCCGTTTTGGAGAAGCGGGCCCGGCTTCCCGTCGGGACCAACGACATCTACTTGTCCACGGTGGGTGGGATGCGGCTGACCGACTCCTCGTCGGACCTGGCCGTGGCGCTGGCGATCGCCTCGGCCTACATCGACCTGGCGCTGCCGGCCACCGCGGTCGCGATCGGGGAGGTCGGTCTGGCGGGTGACCTACGCCGGGTCACCGGCATGGACCGACGGCTCGCCGAGGCCGCACGGCTGGGGTTCACCACCGCGATCGTGCCCGCCGGAGTGGTCAAACCGCCGGCCGGACTGCGCACCGTCGCGGCCGACGACATCACCTCGGCATTGCAGGCGCTGCGCCGGATCGGCCAGAATGACGCGAGCTGA
- the carD gene encoding RNA polymerase-binding transcription factor CarD, producing MIFKVGDTVVYPHHGAALIEAIETRTIKGEQKEYLVLKVAQGDLTVRVPADNAEYVGVRDVVGQEGLDKVFQVLRAPHTEEPTNWSRRYKANLEKLASGDVNKVAEVVRDLWRRDQERGLSAGEKRMLAKARQILVGELALAENTDDAKASTILDEVLAAAS from the coding sequence ATGATTTTCAAGGTCGGAGACACCGTCGTCTATCCACACCACGGTGCTGCGTTGATCGAGGCGATCGAAACCCGGACCATTAAAGGCGAGCAGAAGGAATACCTCGTCTTGAAGGTTGCACAGGGCGATCTCACCGTTCGGGTACCTGCCGACAATGCGGAGTATGTCGGCGTGCGTGACGTGGTCGGGCAGGAGGGTCTCGACAAGGTTTTCCAGGTGCTGCGGGCACCCCACACCGAGGAGCCGACCAACTGGTCGCGCCGGTACAAGGCCAATCTCGAGAAGCTGGCCTCCGGTGATGTGAACAAGGTTGCCGAGGTCGTCCGCGACCTGTGGCGACGGGATCAGGAGCGCGGCCTGTCTGCCGGGGAGAAGCGGATGCTCGCCAAGGCCCGCCAGATCCTGGTCGGTGAGCTCGCGCTGGCGGAGAACACCGACGACGCGAAGGCGTCGACCATCCTCGACGAGGTCCTGGCCGCCGCATCCTGA
- the disA gene encoding DNA integrity scanning diadenylate cyclase DisA, protein MVPMTRPTLRETIARLAPGTELRDGLERILRGRTGALILIGYDDSVEAICDGGFELDVRYAPTRLRELSKMDGAVVLSSDGSRILRANVQLVPDPSIPTEESGTRHRSAERTAIQTGYPVISVSHSMSIVTVYVAGERHVVPDSATILSRANQTIATLERYKTRLDEVSRQLSTAEIEDFVTLRDVMTVVQRLEMVRRISLEIDAHVVELGTDGRQLKLQLDELVGDNDTERELIVRDYHANPDPPTAAQVVATLEELDTLSDNELLDFTALARVFGYPSTAEAQDSAMSSRGYRAMAGIPRLQFAHVDLLVRNFGSLQGLLAASASDLQSVEGIGSMWARHIREGLSQLAESTIADRLA, encoded by the coding sequence GTGGTGCCGATGACCCGGCCCACACTGCGGGAAACGATCGCCCGGCTGGCCCCCGGAACCGAACTCCGTGACGGCCTGGAACGCATTCTGCGCGGCCGCACGGGTGCGTTGATCCTCATCGGCTACGACGACAGCGTCGAGGCGATCTGCGACGGCGGATTCGAGCTCGACGTGCGCTACGCACCGACCAGGTTGCGTGAGCTGTCCAAGATGGACGGCGCGGTCGTGCTCAGCAGCGACGGCAGCAGGATTCTGCGGGCCAACGTTCAGCTGGTGCCCGACCCGTCGATACCCACCGAAGAATCCGGCACTCGGCACCGCTCTGCCGAGCGCACCGCCATCCAGACCGGCTACCCGGTGATCTCGGTCAGCCACTCGATGAGCATCGTGACCGTCTACGTCGCCGGGGAACGCCACGTGGTGCCGGACTCAGCCACCATCCTGTCGCGCGCCAACCAGACCATCGCCACCCTGGAGCGCTACAAGACCCGCCTCGACGAGGTGAGCCGGCAGCTCTCGACCGCAGAGATCGAGGACTTCGTGACGCTGCGCGACGTCATGACGGTCGTCCAGCGCCTGGAGATGGTGCGCCGCATCAGCCTGGAGATCGACGCCCATGTCGTGGAGCTCGGCACCGACGGTCGTCAGCTCAAGCTGCAACTCGACGAGCTCGTCGGGGACAACGACACCGAGCGCGAACTGATCGTGCGCGACTATCACGCCAACCCCGATCCGCCGACGGCCGCGCAGGTTGTCGCCACCCTGGAGGAACTCGACACGCTCTCGGACAACGAGCTGCTCGACTTCACGGCGCTGGCGAGAGTGTTCGGCTACCCGTCGACGGCAGAAGCCCAGGACTCGGCGATGAGCTCGCGCGGCTACCGGGCGATGGCAGGCATCCCACGACTGCAGTTCGCACACGTCGACCTGCTGGTGCGCAACTTCGGATCACTGCAAGGCCTGCTGGCCGCCAGCGCCAGCGATCTGCAATCCGTGGAGGGCATCGGCTCGATGTGGGCCCGCCACATCCGCGAGGGTCTGTCGCAGCTGGCCGAATCGACGATCGCCGACCGGCTCGCCTGA
- a CDS encoding A/G-specific adenine glycosylase, with amino-acid sequence MIDPEELITWYDRAQRDLPWRRPEVSAWQILVSEFMLQQTPVARVEPIWLDWVARWPTPSATAAAGPADVLRAWGKLGYPRRAKRLHECATVIATEHGDVVPDDVDTLLSLPGIGTYTARAVACFAYRQRVPVVDTNVRRVVARVVHGRHDAGPASVRDLADVEALLPKDESAPVFSIALMELGATVCTARGPRCGVCPLRHCAWRAAGFPAGTGAAKRVQRYAGTDRQARGRLLDVLRASTTPVTREQLDLAWTVDAAQRDRALGSLLTDGLIEQTPAGLFALCGEGER; translated from the coding sequence ATGATCGATCCCGAGGAGCTGATCACCTGGTATGACCGCGCGCAGCGCGACCTGCCCTGGCGGCGACCCGAGGTTTCGGCGTGGCAGATCCTGGTCAGCGAGTTCATGCTGCAGCAGACGCCGGTCGCCCGCGTCGAGCCGATCTGGCTGGACTGGGTGGCCCGGTGGCCGACCCCGTCTGCGACCGCCGCCGCCGGGCCCGCCGATGTGCTGCGGGCGTGGGGCAAGCTCGGCTATCCGCGCCGGGCCAAACGGCTCCACGAGTGCGCCACGGTGATCGCCACCGAGCACGGTGACGTGGTGCCCGACGACGTCGACACCCTGCTGTCACTGCCCGGGATCGGGACCTACACCGCCCGCGCCGTGGCGTGCTTCGCCTACCGCCAGCGGGTTCCGGTGGTCGACACCAACGTCCGCAGGGTGGTGGCGCGGGTCGTGCACGGGCGCCACGACGCCGGCCCGGCATCGGTGCGCGACCTCGCCGACGTCGAGGCACTGCTGCCGAAAGACGAATCCGCCCCGGTCTTTTCGATTGCGCTGATGGAGCTGGGCGCCACTGTGTGCACGGCCCGTGGTCCCCGATGCGGCGTCTGCCCGCTGCGCCATTGCGCCTGGCGCGCAGCGGGTTTCCCGGCCGGCACCGGCGCGGCCAAACGCGTCCAGCGTTACGCCGGCACCGATCGTCAGGCCCGCGGCCGGCTGCTGGATGTGTTGCGGGCCAGTACGACTCCGGTCACCCGCGAGCAACTGGACCTGGCCTGGACCGTCGACGCCGCCCAGCGTGACCGCGCGCTGGGCTCGCTGCTCACCGACGGATTGATCGAGCAGACCCCGGCCGGGTTGTTCGCGCTGTGCGGCGAGGGTGAACGCTAA